Within the Solibacillus silvestris genome, the region TGTAAATCCGAAACGATTCTTTCTAATTCTGATAGCTCGTTTTCATACGCATCGCGATCCGTCTCAAGACGCGTAATTTCACGTTCAGCCTCTTCGGGTTTATAGATAGCGAGCTCCGTTAATAGGCTGACACTTTGCCCTTGTGTAACGAGCACTTCGCTAATCGATTGTACAGGCGCTGCGATGAAGTGCTCCTGCTTCGCTGCAACAACGGCATCGGTTTCCAAAACTTTTTCATGATAATCGGCTACTGCAAACTGTACATTGTTAATATAGTAGTTTTTCATAATAATATCGTTGTCTTTTAGTAATAAATAACCGTTCACCAACACAAACAATAAGGCAACTGCACTAAAAATCTTCACTTTTTTCGTCATACGCATTACAGACCAAGCCACCCTTCAATCCAAGTTAAAACAGGAAGAATGCTATATAGCGCAACAAGCGATGCCAATACAATTTGAATAAGTATTAACTTAAACAGCAACGCTTTCGGTCGATCTGTCCAATTCGATAAAAATATGTATTGAATCCATACCGCAATTATCGATGCAACTGTTAATTGATTCAGGAAGAACAATAAGTAGTCATGATAATATACGTATGCCATCATAGGTGCCAGTGAAAACATTGTGAACTGTGTAGAATATCCTGCAATTGCAAAAATCATCACCGTCAGCAGTTTCTCAAGAACAACGAAGAAAATGACGTAAAGCTGTATTTTTCGAATCCAGCCATAATCAATATTTGTCAATAAATGAATCAAATATGTAATGACATAATAATGAACGATAAAAAATAGTATACCTGCTAGAATCGAACCGATTAAAGACATCAGTCTGGCGAAACTATACAAATCTCCTTCACCATTTACAAGTAGTGCGGTTAAATCGGTTGTATTCATCCCCCAGAAATTACGAATGATAAAGAACAGTAATGTAAAACCAAAAATAGCCAGCAAAACTCTCCGATACCCTAAAAGTCTCTGATCTTCGCTACGTTCAATATTATGTATGAGTTGCGATGGGTGTGAAAGATGATGCCAAAACTTGTACTCGAACATAAATTCACCTCAATAATTTTATTAACATATGATTAATACCCTAACTTGAAGAAAATAACACATATATTAACAGTGTAATAGAAATATAGTTTCATTATAATCCTTATTGCAAAGTAAGTGTAAAAAGTATGTAAATTATAAGAAATAATCTATGTGTAGCAAGAGAGAAGTGCTACTTTTAAGTAAGACAGAAAGTAGTTATAGAAGGTTGCACTTCTAAAATAGTCTTAAGGAGTTAACTGGCGATGAATTCACCGAAGCAAAATCGTATCAGATCACTTATCGAAATATTTTTAGTTTCTACACGTTTAGGGCTGACATCTTTTGGAGGACCGACTGCTCATCTAGGATATTTCCATGAAGAATACGTAAGAAGAAGAAAGTGGATGGATGAAAAAAGCTATGCAGATTTAGTTGCACTATGCCAGTTTCTGCCCGGACCTTCTAGCAGCCAAGTGGGAATCGGCATTGGAATTATGCGCGCTGGAATAGTAGGGGGCATTACATCTTTTATTGGATTTACATTTCCATCGGTAGTGGCGCTTATTGCATTTGCATTACTTATGACTGGATTTGATGTTGGAAATGCCGGATGGATTCACGGGTTGAAGATTGTGGCAGTGGCGATCGTTGCCCATGCCATTATCGGAATGGCTAAAAGTCTGACACCTGATTTAAAAAGAAAGGCAATTGCGATATTTGCATTACTTGTAACGCTTCTTTGGCAAACTGATTTCAGTCAAGTGGTGGTAATTTTGATGGCTGCATTTATAGGGTTTCTTTTGCTGGAACAGGAGAATGAGGGTGGGGTAGTACAGACGCGTTTTCCGGTTTCTAAACAGGTTGGAGCGATTTGCCTTCTTGTGTTTGTTGGCTTACTGGTAGTTTTACCTTTATTGAAAGAGATGACAGGTTCTTATTGGGTGGCAATGTTTGATAGTTTTTACCGCTCCGGGTCTTTTGTGTTTGGTGGGGGACATGTCGTGCTCCCGTTATTGGAAAATGAGTTCGTCCCAACAGGTTGGATGAGCGAAGAAGCGTTTCTAGCGGGGTATGGTGTTACACAAGCCGTACCAGGTCCACTTTTCACATTTGCCGCTTATTTAGGAACAGTGATGAACGGTTGGGAAGGTGGGATCATTGCAACGGTTGCAATTTTTTTACCAGCGTTTCTTTTGGTGATCGGGGCGTTGCCGTTCTGGGATCAACTACGCAACCAACCGAAAATTACAGGTGCCATCATGGGTATGAATGCGGCGGTTATCGGTATTTTAATTGCCGCATTGTATTCTCCAATCTGGACGAGTTCAATTTTGGATGCAAAGGATTTTGCATTAGCCGTGATATTATTTAGCATGCTGTCTTACTGGAAGCTGCCGCCGTGGATTGTCGTTGTTACCGGTGCTGTAACTGGGTTGGTACTATTATAGAAAATGGAAAAGCTGTCTCTAATGTTAGAGTGATATTATCCCCTTTAAGTAGACAATGTTAAAAAACCTACAGTACGCTGTAGGTAAACATTTTACTTAAAGGGGATTTTTCTGTGTCGAGAAAAAATAGTATTTATTCAAACGAGTTGAAGTTAGAGATTGTACAAGCTTATTTAACAGGCAATGAAAGTATGCAAAAAATTGCGGATCGATATGAGATTCGTAATGTTTCTCAAGTAAAAGCTTGGGTGAAGAAATATAAAGAAGTCGGATCAATCGAAGCTTTTAATCGTATCGCATCTACAGGTTCTGGTGCGAAAGGTGAGAAGAATCCTTTAAAAGGAAAACGGGTCCACTTTAAAAATGTAGAAGAAGAACGTGATTACTATAAGGCACAGGTCGAATACTTAAAAAAGCAGTATCCAAATCTGTAAATGGAGGAATGCCTACTTATTCAGATCGTTATCAAATTATTGAAGAAATGAAAGATCGCTATCCCATTACATGGCTTACTAAAATGGCAAAATTGGAACGTTCAGGCTACTATAAGTGGCTTAAAAATGGCAAAGTATCGTTACGCAAACATAATGATATTGTTTTAAAGGAGCAAATTTTAGCGATTCATCAAACGCACAAAATGTATGGATATCCACGCATGAAAATCGCTTTACGGGACAAAGGCTTTCTTGTGAATCATAAGAAAGTCTATCGACTAATGAGTGAGTTGGGTATTCAATCGATTATCCGTAAAAAGCGTCGCGTATGGGGCAACCGTCTCTCACGTGTATTTGATAATGTGTTGGAGCGTCAATTTAAAGAACGTGTAGAAAATGAGGTGCTCGTAACAGATATTACGTATCTGCCAACGAAAAATGGATTTCTCTACTTGTCAGCTGTACAGGATTTATATAACAACGAAATTGTCGCTTGGCGTATTAGCAAGCGTAATGATTTAGAATTAGTCATGGATACCATCCAGGAATTGACTGCAAAAAGAAATGTGTATCGAAGCATCATTCACTCAGATCAAGGCTACCAATACACATCCATAAAGTATCATCAAACAGTAGAGCAGCTTGGCATGATTGGCAGTCATTCTCGCAAAGGAAACTGCCATGACAACGCTTGTATTGAGTCCTTTTTCTCGCACTTTAAAAGCGAGTGCTTGTATCTGTTACATGATTATTCAGAGGAAACGGTAAGACAAGCTGTTGAGCAATATATCTACTTTTATAATTACCAGCGCTTCCAAAAACGACTCAACCATCTGGCACCGATAGAATATCGTCACCAGATGGCTGCTTAGTCTTTTTATAGGCTGTCTACTTGACAAGGGTAAGTCCAGAGATGGCTTTTACATGTTTATTAGGCGTGTTTTCTACTTTATGTGTGTATGTTCTACTAATCATAGAAAACTTTCTACTTCTTTAACTAAGTGTTCTACTTTTCTTCACTAACTTCCACATTTCAGCTTAAACGTTCTACTTTCCAAAAAGGGTGAAATACACTACTAAAAAAATACTGGAATTAGAGCTCTATATTTGTAATTAATATACTAATAAGGAAGTCATAAAAATACCATTTTACTACCATTTTACATAATTCGGAAAATATATAAATTATATTCTAAAACTAATTATTACCATGTAAATTAATTATTACCAAATAATAATACTTAAAGTTCTGAAAACTAAAGCACTGGTAATATTAGTATTGGTGAGTTTACTTTATATTTCCTAAAATAGCATTGACATTAAAAAATCTTACTAATATACTTAAAATTGTTATCGTAATATACGAGACAACATTTATTGAAATGATAAAAAAATGTTTTTATTGGAGGAAATCATTCTATGGCTAACCAACCTAAGAAATATACTAAATTCGTAGCAGCTGCTGCGACAGCTACTCTTGTAGCATCTGCAATCGTTCCTGTAGCTTCTGCTGCTGGATTCTCAGACGTTGCTGACACAAACTCACATGCTGTTAACATTAACGCATTAGCAGAAGCTGGCATCATCGGAGGATATCCAGATGGCACTTTCAAACCAAACCAAGAATTAACTCGTGGTCAAGTTGTTAAAATGTTAGGTAAATGGGTAGAAGCTCAAGGTTTCGAAATCCCAGCTGACTATGCAACTAAAGCTCGTTTCACTGACTTAGCTGCAGACGCTAAAGACCAAGAATTAGTAAAATATGCTGCATTAGTATTCGACACTGGCGTTTTCGCTGGTTCTAACGGCGCATTAAACGCTGGCGGCAAAATCACTCGCGAAAACATGGCTCTAGTTTTAGACCGCGCTTTCAAAGCAATCAACGACACTACATTAGTAGAAGTTGCTGCTGAAATCGAAGACGTTAAAGTTGCTGACTTAGCAACAGCTAAAGCTGAAGCTCGTGAAGCAATCCAAGCATTACGTAACTTAGGTATTTCTGGCGTTGAAAACTTCATGCCTAAAGACTCAGTGACTCGTGCTCAATTCGCTACATTCTTAAACAAAACAATCAACACTGATGCAGTTGTTGAATTAACTGTTAAAGAAGCAAAAGCTGTAGACGCTAACACTGTAGAAGTAACTTTATCTGATGATAAAAAACACACAGTTAAATTAGACAAAGCTTTAGAAGCTAACAAAGCTACTGAAATCAAATTCACTATCGATGAAAAAGAATATACTGCAACAGTTACTTATGTAGTTGAAGCTCCAGTTGTTAAAGCACTTAATGCTGCACAAGTTGAAGTAACTTTCGGCGAAGCTGTTGATAAAGCAACTGTAATCGGCGAAAACGACGTTGTTAAAAATGTTACTTTCACATCTTTAGATGGTAAAGCTGTTACTAAAACTAAAGCTGTATTATCAAAAGACGGTAAAGTCCTAACTATTACTGCATTAGACGGTGAAGTATTCGAAGGCCGTTATGATGTGAAAATTGAAAATGTAAAAAATGCTGCTGGTAAAGCAGTAGAAAAATTCGAAGCTAAAAACTTAGACTTCGGTAAAGATAAAACTGCTCCAGTAATTACTGGTACTGAGAAAGTAAACGCTACACAAGTTAAAGTTAACTTCTCTGAACCATTAAAAACTATCGGTAACTGGACATTTACAGATGCTGAAGGTAAAGCAGTAGACGTAACAGTTGGTTCATTTAATCCTGGCGATACTTCTGTAGTATTAACTATTGCTGATCAAAAAATTAAAGCTGGTGCATCTATTACTGCAACAGTTATCGGTGCTACTGACATTGTTGGTAACTTAGTTAGCCCTAACCCGACTTCAGTAACATTCACTAAAGGTGATAAAGATGGAGTTGCTCCAGCAGTTTCTTCTGTAACTGCAACAGGTTTAGACAAATTAGAAGTGAAATTCACTGAAGAAGTTCAAAACTTAACAAAAGATAGTATTACAGTTGCAGGTGCTACTGTATCTGAAATCAAAAAAGACGAAAATGATTCAACTAAGTATGTTGTAACTTTAACTGCTCCATTAGCAGAAGGTTTACACAAAGTTGAAATTGTAAAAGAACAAGCTGATAAAGTAACTGATTTATCGGGTGAAGCTTTAACTGTTTTCTCTAAATTAGTAGAATTCAAAGCAGATAAAGTTGCTCCTAAATTTGTTAAATCTGAAGTAGTAGTGGATGAAACTACTAAAGAAGAAAAATTAGTACTTACTTTCGATAAAGAAGTAACTGATACTACATTAGTAAATGCAGAAGCTACTGAGTTAAACAAAGATTTTGTAACAACTACAGGTAAATTCAATGGTACTTTCACTGTAAATGCAAAAGATAAAACTAAATTAGAAGTTTCATTAAAAGCAGTTACATTTGAAGGCGCAGCATTAGCTAAAGATGCAACTTATACAGTGAAGTTCGCTAAAGATGCAGTAGCTGATACTAACACAACTGCTAACAAATCAGAGGCATTCACAGTATCATTCAAACGTGGTGTTGACGGTGTTGCAACAACTTCTGATAAACCAGAAGTGAAATCTGTTACAGCTACAGACAGCAACACACTTACTGTTGTTTTCGACAAAGAAGTAGTTGGTGCAACTGCAACTAAAGTTGAAAACTACGCAATCGCTGGTTTAACTTTCGATTCTGCAATCTTAAAAAATGACGTTGATGGTAAAGCGACAACTGTGGTATTAACATTAGCTAAAGGTACTAACAAATTAGACGGTGCTCGTGATTTAACAATTGCTAATGTAGCTGCTAAAAACGGTGCAGTAATGGAAACAGCTACTGTAACAGTTAAAGACATGTTAGAAAACGTTGCTCCAACTGTTCAAACAGCTAAATTCACAAATACTACTGATGGAAAAGTTTCAGAAATCACACTTACATTCTCTGAAGCAGTAACTTTAGATGCAGACGCTTTCCAAGTATTTGTTGGTGCTGACACTACTGCTGTAGCTACTACATCTGCAGAAGCTACAACAGCAGTTAAAGAAGTTAAAATTGCAATTACTGATGGATTAACTACAGAACAAATTGCTAAAACAATTTCTGTAAAATTAGCTTCTGGTAAAAACGTTAAAGACGTAAATCTTAACGCATTAGAATTAACTTCTATCCAAGCAATTCAATAATAACTATTCGTTTTCTTAAATGAATTAAATCAGAACTCCTATTTAATCGGAATAAATTCGATTAAATAGGAGTTTTTTTATTTTATAATAAGAAATTAAATTGCTAGAAGATTTGTAATGAACAAGGAAAAATTATACAATATTCCCTGTGGAGGGATGTACATGCATTTTTTTAGCCAATTAAAAGTGAATGGGTGTTTGCTAGAAGTACAAGGTTATTTTCAGTCAAAAATGAATGTCCTGGTAATTCAGTGTAAAGAAGTACTGCCGTTATTTAGAAATTGGAAATATGAAGAAGTGCTTGTTGAAGAGTTTGCTTTAATTGATAATGATCAGACGGTATATTCAGATAGCTCTCCTTTGGTTATAGCAGAAGTTTGTCATAATCAAATAAAGTTATTACATATATAAAACTATCAACTTAACTAACTATTGGGGGAGTTACATATGAAAGTTCATACTAAATTTCTAGCATCTGCAACAGCAGCTGTTCTAGCAGCAACAGCAGTTGTTCCTGCAGCTAGTGCAGCATCGTTTTCGGACATTAAAGGCAGTGGCCATGAGAATGCGATTACTTCATTATCGGAGCAGGGAATTATCGGAGGTTATCCGGATGGCACATTCAAGCCGAATCAAAACCTGACGCGTTCAGATGTTGTAAAACTATTAGGGAAATATTTAGTTTCATTGGGGCATGAGGTTCCGAAAGATTATAAAACGAAAATGCGCTTTACAGATTTAACGGCAAAATCTCAGGATGAATTGTTGCAGTATGCGGCATTAGTGAAGGATGTTGGGGTTTTCCAAGGTAGTAATGGGGCACTTATGCACCGTGACCAGTTACGCCGCGACCAGATGGCGACAGTTTTAGTGCGCGCATTTAAAGTGATCAATGAATTTGATTATGTGGAAGCAATGAAAGAAACGGACTATAAATCGAATATCGGTGATTTAAACAAGACAACTAAGGAGCACCAGGAATCAATCGAAACACTTGCTTACTATGCAGTGACAAAGCAAAAGACATTCAGTCCGAAAGATTCGACAAAGCGTGGTCAGTTCGCTACGTTCCTCTATAATATGCTGCAAATTGAAGTACCAAAGCCTGAACCGGAAAAGCCGGTTTTAACAATAAAAAAAGTAGAAGTACAAGCAGCTGACAAACTTCGTGTAACGCTTTCAGATGATAAGGCGTATATTGTGACATTAAAAACGCCGTTAGTGGAAAATGTGGAAACTGAAGTTACTTTTGATGTTAACGAACAAACGTTTACAACGAAAGTGAAATTTGAAGTGCCGGATCTGAAAATTTCTTCTATTACAAATCCTAATGGCGGACAAATTGCTATTTCATTCAATCAGCCGGTGAAACTCGGGACTGAGTTAAATACAGCGGCCATTAATAAACTCGTTGCGGTTACAGGTGTCGATCGTCTTGGACAAGTACAATTGTCAAAAGGCCAATTAAGCGAAGATAAGCGTACATTGACGGTGACAATTAATGCAACAACGGGGCTTGAAGGACGCTACCGTGTTGTAGTTGATGGTATTGAATCAGCAACATCGAAAAAGCTTATTAAATACGATGATATAGCAACATTCGTACCTGATAAAACAGCACCGGGCGTTTTAAAAGTAGAAAATATTTCAGCTAGTAAAGTAAAAGTAATTTTTACAGAGCCGGTTACAAATCCAATTGGGGTAACGCAATTTAAATTAGCAGATGGTTCGGTTGTTTCAGGTATTCAAGGGACAATTGAAAAAAATGCGACAGAAGTTATTTATGATTTATCTGCCGCTACAGCAAAAGGACAAGTTTTAGCACCAGGCACTGCTATTGCGATCACATTTGGAACAATTATCGATATTTCAAACAATCTTTCTTCACCAAACCCGTTAACAGCATACGTTACAAAAGGCGATAAAGACGGTGTTATCCCAACGTTAACGAATGTTACACAACTGGGCGCAAAAAAGTTCAAGTTAACATTCTCTGAAGAAATTCGTACAATTGTTCCGGCAGATATTAAGATTGCTCAAAATACTTACTCACCAGGAATTTCAAATGTTGTGAGAGATAAAGACGATGTTAATTCCTATATTGTTACGACAAATGGATCTTTAAATGGCTATACTACAATATCGACGACGCCTGGACGTTATATTACCGATGTTTCCGGGGAAGTGAATGTATTTTCAACTGCGTATAATTTTGTAGCGGATACGACAATTCCATCTGTAGTTAGTACAAATGTTGTAAAAGATAAGGGGATCGAGTATTTAGAGTTTACTTTTGACCGTAATGTAGAAGCGGCGGCATTTGCGCAGGTGACGCTGACAGGCAACTATATTTTAAATGGCTATACGTATCCGCTAGACAAATCTTTAGTCGGACAGCTTGAAAAATCAACAACGAACGACAGAACAGTCCGTGTTCGTTTAAGCAATTTGGCTGGCTCTGGTGGTACAACTAATGCGGGATACACATATTCAGTAGGTGCTACATTCACAGGAGTTACGAGTGAGTATGGACAAGCGGTAAACCCGGCCTATCAAGTGAACTTTGTACGTGGATCGGATTTTGCACAAAATGAAGAAAAGCTTTCCGTTTTAAGCGTGGAAACTTCATATAATGCTAGACAGGGCACGGTGATTGACAATAAAACAATTGTCGTTACATTCTCTACACATGTGGACGGTAATACGGCATCGAATCTGCAAAACTATACTTTGGATGGTTTGACAATTCAACAAGCAGTTGTTAAACATAATGAACCGTACAAAGTATATTTAACGATTAAGGAAGACATTGCCCAATCACGCGGTACGAATTTAACAATCAGCAATTTAAGGGCATTAAATTCAGTCGTAACAATGGAGCCTAAAACAGAACTTGTCTTTTTAAATGAAAATATCGCACCGCAATATGTGTATCACAATATTACTGGTACCGATACGATTACGCTTTCATTTAATGAAGCGGTTAAAAATGCATTGAATCATTCGTTTGAAGTAAAAGTGGGCGACTTAGCGGTACCGATCTCACAAGTTTATTCAACTACTAATGAGCAAGTGGCAATCCGGTTAGCCCAACCGTTAAAATCGAACCAAGTAGTTACAATTACACAAACGGTAACATCAACGGTAAGTGATTTTGCCAACAATAAACTGGTCCTTTCACCAATTCAATTTACCGTTCCTACAAATATTAATTACTAATTTTTGGAGCATATCTATTTCGATAGATATGCTTTTTTATCTTTATAATACTTTTTAGTCATTTTAATGGAATTATGTTTATATTCAAATAATTTGTGGAATTGGAAAGGTTGTAAGCAAGTTTGAAAAAGAGGCAACATATTCCATTGTTTACAAACTAGGAGGTTAATAAAGATGCAGAAAAAGTATAAGAAGTTTTTGACGACGGCAGCTACTGCGACATTAGTGGCATCAGCAATTGTTCCGGCGGCAAGTGCGGCCAGTTTTTCGGACACAGCAGGAAATACTCATAAACGTGCGATTGATTCACTCGTAAGCCAAGGCATCATTTCAGGATATCCGGATGGCACATTTAAACCGAATCGTACATTGACACGTTCGGATGTTGTAAAACTACTAGGTAAATACTTAGTGTCACAAGGTTATAAAATCCCTTCAGACTATAAAACAAATATGCGCTTTTCAGACTTGCGCAGTACATCACAGGATGAGCTATTGCAATATGCGGCATTAGTAAAAGACAATGGTGTATTTAACGGAAGTAACGGAAACCTGTTACCGGCGGATCCGATTACACGTGAAAATATGGCGGTTGTTTTAGTTCGCGCTTATACGAATATTAATAATTTTGACTTTCTGGGATATGTTATGGATCAGGATTTTAAAGAGGATGTCATCGATTATAACAGAGCTAAAGCAGAGGCACGTTCTGCAATCAGAGTTTTAGATTACTATAACGTAACGGGTGTACCGAACTTCAACCCGAAAGGTAACACAACACGCGGACAGTTCTCTTCATTCCTGTATAAATTGCTTCAAGTGGAAGTTCCAGGCGAAGGATTGAAAGCGGTCGAAGTTGTTGATGCATCGACATTGAAAGTTACGCTTACTGACAATACGGAACATACTGTAAAATTGGATACACCTTTGGAAACGGGCAAAGAAACGCCAGTTAAGTTTAAGATCAACGGAAAAGAGTATGGAACTTCTGTAACTTACAATGTTGCCTTAACAGTAAAATCAGCAGAAGCTACTGCAGCAAATAAATTGAAAGTCACATTAAGCGACAACTCCGAGCATGCAGTTACTTTAGAAAATAACCTTCCTGAAAATGAGGAAACAACGGTTGAATTTAAAATTGACGGTAAAGATTATTCAGCGAAAGTAACGTATGTCGTTACTGAAGTGAAAGTCGCATCTGTGAAAGCGCTTAATGCAGGACAAATTGAAGTGAAATTCAATCAAAGAGTCGACTTGCCTGCCAGTTTAACATCTGCGCAATTGGCAAACTATGTATCAGTATCCGGTGTAGACAATAATGCCGTTACTCTTTCAAGAGGGCAGTTAAGTGAAGATGGCCGTACATTGACAATCTCTACAAACGGTGCGGCAGCTTTAACAGGACGCTATTTAGTAAAAGTAAACAATGTGAAAAATACTGCCGGTACAACGGTTACTCCATATGATGACGTAGTTAATTTCTCGACGGATACAGTAGCACCAACGTTAATCAGTACAGTAAACCGAGATGCAAAAACAGTTCGCGTTACTTTCTCTGAGCCTTTGCGTGCATTTAGCAACAGCAGTATTACATTCCGACTGGCGAACGGCACGAATGTAACAGGTATTACAGGAGAAATCGCTGCGGGTGCTACGTATGCAGATTTTGATTTATCCAACGCAATGGTTAATGGTCAGCCACTAGGAGCAAATACTTCAGTTACTGCAACATTTGCAGGACTGCGTGATATTGCAGGAAACTTCAGTACGCCAAACCCGCTAACAACTAGCTTTGCAATGGGCGGGGCTGATGGTGTTAAACCAACGCTGACGAGCATCTCTCAAACAGGTCCGAAAACATTCAGATTGGCATTCTCGGAACGAATTCAAAAACCGGCAATTGGTGATCTTGAGTTACGTTTAGGTAATTCTGCAAATGCAATTACGTCAATTGAAGCAGTGCCTGGTGATGACCGTTCATTTATCGTAACAGCTACGAATGATTTAAACGGTGTCTATAATATTGGCACAGCATCCGGCAAAACGATTACAGATATTTCAGGCGAAACGAATACATTTACGACTACGCATTCATTTACACTCGATACAGCAGCGCCCGAAGTAACGTCAACTTCAGTAACACGAGAAGGCAATTTCGAGTATTTAAATATTACGCTCAATAAACCAGTAGATTTAGTAACTGCATCACGTGTCACAGCATCCGGCAACTATGTTAAAGGCGGTGTAACACATACATTCAATGGTACAGCAACAGCGTTAGAGTATAGAGAAAACGGCAATCGTTCAGTAGTGCGTGTGAAACTCGATGATTTACTAGGATCAGGCGATGCAGATAGTGCAACGTATAATGTGACATTATCGTTTACAGAAGTAGACAGTGCATATGGTGTGAATACAGCAAATAAAGCGGTCACTTTCCAACGTACATCGGATTATTCAAACAATGAAAATGTACTGGTTGCACCAACTGTTACAACTTCAGCGACGGATCCAAAATTAACGAACAACCAAGTACGATTGAAGTTTAACCATGTAGTGGACGCTACAACAGCTTCTGTTGCAAGTAATTATTCTATTCCAAATGCAAGAATTACGAATGCGCAAGTTCCAAGCGATGCTTTAGATACGGTTATTTTGACGTTAGCACCAAATGAAACAACAGCTTCTGGAGAACGGAATTTAACGATTACCGGCGTAAAGGCAAAAGATTCGGTGGCATTGCAAGGGAACTTAACGGCCGTAGTCAATTTAAAGGAGAATATTCGACCAACGCTAAATTCTGCTCAATTTATATCAGCAAACCAAATCGAGCTTACATTTAGCGAAAATGTAAGCGGTCTTGCTGCAGATTCATTTGTAATTGAAAATTCTGCAGGAGCAACGGTCGGAATCGCATCAGTAACAGGGGCGACAAACGACAATAAAGCAGTCGTTACTTTATCGGCTAACCAACCAGGTGGTACGATCGTTACGGTTAAAAAAGGTGCAGGTATAGCGAAGGTAGTGGATGAGGCAGGAAATGCTGTTGTTGATACATTCGATAATATACGAACAACTTTAGGTACGAACTAAATTTAGATGCGGCATACATGCTTA harbors:
- a CDS encoding integrase, which codes for MPTYSDRYQIIEEMKDRYPITWLTKMAKLERSGYYKWLKNGKVSLRKHNDIVLKEQILAIHQTHKMYGYPRMKIALRDKGFLVNHKKVYRLMSELGIQSIIRKKRRVWGNRLSRVFDNVLERQFKERVENEVLVTDITYLPTKNGFLYLSAVQDLYNNEIVAWRISKRNDLELVMDTIQELTAKRNVYRSIIHSDQGYQYTSIKYHQTVEQLGMIGSHSRKGNCHDNACIESFFSHFKSECLYLLHDYSEETVRQAVEQYIYFYNYQRFQKRLNHLAPIEYRHQMAA
- a CDS encoding amino acid transporter, whose product is MFEYKFWHHLSHPSQLIHNIERSEDQRLLGYRRVLLAIFGFTLLFFIIRNFWGMNTTDLTALLVNGEGDLYSFARLMSLIGSILAGILFFIVHYYVITYLIHLLTNIDYGWIRKIQLYVIFFVVLEKLLTVMIFAIAGYSTQFTMFSLAPMMAYVYYHDYLLFFLNQLTVASIIAVWIQYIFLSNWTDRPKALLFKLILIQIVLASLVALYSILPVLTWIEGWLGL
- a CDS encoding ChrA protein, which produces MNSPKQNRIRSLIEIFLVSTRLGLTSFGGPTAHLGYFHEEYVRRRKWMDEKSYADLVALCQFLPGPSSSQVGIGIGIMRAGIVGGITSFIGFTFPSVVALIAFALLMTGFDVGNAGWIHGLKIVAVAIVAHAIIGMAKSLTPDLKRKAIAIFALLVTLLWQTDFSQVVVILMAAFIGFLLLEQENEGGVVQTRFPVSKQVGAICLLVFVGLLVVLPLLKEMTGSYWVAMFDSFYRSGSFVFGGGHVVLPLLENEFVPTGWMSEEAFLAGYGVTQAVPGPLFTFAAYLGTVMNGWEGGIIATVAIFLPAFLLVIGALPFWDQLRNQPKITGAIMGMNAAVIGILIAALYSPIWTSSILDAKDFALAVILFSMLSYWKLPPWIVVVTGAVTGLVLL
- a CDS encoding Parasporal protein, which translates into the protein MKVHTKFLASATAAVLAATAVVPAASAASFSDIKGSGHENAITSLSEQGIIGGYPDGTFKPNQNLTRSDVVKLLGKYLVSLGHEVPKDYKTKMRFTDLTAKSQDELLQYAALVKDVGVFQGSNGALMHRDQLRRDQMATVLVRAFKVINEFDYVEAMKETDYKSNIGDLNKTTKEHQESIETLAYYAVTKQKTFSPKDSTKRGQFATFLYNMLQIEVPKPEPEKPVLTIKKVEVQAADKLRVTLSDDKAYIVTLKTPLVENVETEVTFDVNEQTFTTKVKFEVPDLKISSITNPNGGQIAISFNQPVKLGTELNTAAINKLVAVTGVDRLGQVQLSKGQLSEDKRTLTVTINATTGLEGRYRVVVDGIESATSKKLIKYDDIATFVPDKTAPGVLKVENISASKVKVIFTEPVTNPIGVTQFKLADGSVVSGIQGTIEKNATEVIYDLSAATAKGQVLAPGTAIAITFGTIIDISNNLSSPNPLTAYVTKGDKDGVIPTLTNVTQLGAKKFKLTFSEEIRTIVPADIKIAQNTYSPGISNVVRDKDDVNSYIVTTNGSLNGYTTISTTPGRYITDVSGEVNVFSTAYNFVADTTIPSVVSTNVVKDKGIEYLEFTFDRNVEAAAFAQVTLTGNYILNGYTYPLDKSLVGQLEKSTTNDRTVRVRLSNLAGSGGTTNAGYTYSVGATFTGVTSEYGQAVNPAYQVNFVRGSDFAQNEEKLSVLSVETSYNARQGTVIDNKTIVVTFSTHVDGNTASNLQNYTLDGLTIQQAVVKHNEPYKVYLTIKEDIAQSRGTNLTISNLRALNSVVTMEPKTELVFLNENIAPQYVYHNITGTDTITLSFNEAVKNALNHSFEVKVGDLAVPISQVYSTTNEQVAIRLAQPLKSNQVVTITQTVTSTVSDFANNKLVLSPIQFTVPTNINY
- a CDS encoding transposase, producing the protein MSRKNSIYSNELKLEIVQAYLTGNESMQKIADRYEIRNVSQVKAWVKKYKEVGSIEAFNRIASTGSGAKGEKNPLKGKRVHFKNVEEERDYYKAQVEYLKKQYPNL